TATTCTTCATCTTCATAACGCCAAAGATCTGACAAAGCTTTTCTTCGGTATCGGCCACTAACTCAAAAGGGAGTTGTAATTTGCTACGGAAGTTGTCATGTGATTTGAGGCTATCTCGGGAAACCCCTACCACCAAGGCATTGGCTTTTGTGAAGGCTTCAATGTTGTCCCTGAATTCACCTGACTCGGCAGTGCAACCAGGCGTCATATCTTTAGGATAAAAATAGAGAATCAGTTTTTTGCCTTTTGCAGACGCTGGTGAAAACGTTAGTCCAGAAGTTGCTGGAATGGCGCACTGTGGCATCGGTTTACCAATTGCTACTGTCATGATGATCCTTCTTTAGTTATTTTGTCTCTAGTTTTGTTGGATTAATTATTCTGAATAATTAAATCGCCGCTGCGATTAGGGATTTCACCCCAAGTAAGTGGTAGTAAAGCTATTTTATCGAGTTGCTTGGTAGCTTCCCAGGATTTATGAAGTTCGCCCATCGTTACCAAATCATGGCCTTGATTTAGCCATCCGGCTAATAGCTGCTCAAATGCCGGCAGAAGCTTTTGGCCTTCAAGCTCGGCATGCAAGGTAAAGACCTGATCATTGGGATTACTTTGGGTGATTTCCAGCAGCTTTTTAACTGCACC
The window above is part of the Polynucleobacter sp. AP-Kolm-20A-A1 genome. Proteins encoded here:
- a CDS encoding peroxiredoxin, giving the protein MTVAIGKPMPQCAIPATSGLTFSPASAKGKKLILYFYPKDMTPGCTAESGEFRDNIEAFTKANALVVGVSRDSLKSHDNFRSKLQLPFELVADTEEKLCQIFGVMKMKNMYGKQVRGVERSTFLFDSSGKLVKEWRGLKVPGHVTEVLQAAQDAK